Proteins encoded within one genomic window of Oncorhynchus keta strain PuntledgeMale-10-30-2019 chromosome 12, Oket_V2, whole genome shotgun sequence:
- the LOC118391464 gene encoding dematin-like isoform X6, protein MQKVERPDLMTYQPHLTYSPLDAVRTPRRERSLSPPSISPSPSPELKVCREDGGSPGGSTMQLQKTCIPLQQHFHRPDNGANIYMKMPNFKQEVSKQKVMGSIIQSSKFPAAQKPDPNLPSKIETEYWPCPPSLAAMEIEWRKRKEEEEEGKDEFEVLTSDAKTLQEQELHKIKSNLGRLILKEEKEEQEKALLDIGRRKTQSLPDRTHMHTSFSLKVSSISGLTMMQSAEFTTEGNQGKTEKGEAPRERMDRGKSLPSMLEQKIYPYEMLIVTHRGRCNLPPGVDRTRLERHLSPEDFERLFGMPIAEFHRLSLWKRNHLKKNVKLF, encoded by the exons ATGCAGAAG GTGGAGAGACCAGATCTCATGACCTACCAACCTCACCTCACCTACTCACCACTAGACGCAGTGCGTACGCCCCGtagagag agatccctctctcctccctccatctctccttctccctctcctgag ctGAAGGTGTGTAGGGAGGATGGAGGGTCTCCAGGAGGCTCCACAATGCAGCTCCAAAAGACATGCATTCCCCTACAGCAGCATTTCCACaggccag ATAATGGTGCCAACATCTACATGAAGATGCCTAATTTTAAACAGG aGGTCAGCAAGCAGAAGGTGATGGGCAGCATTATCCAGTCATCTAAGTTCCCAGCAGCTCAGAAACCAGACCCCAACCTGCCCTCAAAAATAGAGACAGAGTACTGGCCCTGTCCTCCCTCACTGGCTGCTATGG AGATcgagtggaggaagaggaaggaggaagaggaagagggtaaGGATGAGTTTGAAGTCCTGACTAGTGACGCCAAGACACTACAGGAGCAGGAGCTCCACAAG ATCAAGTCTAACCTGGGCAGGCTGATcctgaaggaggagaaggaggagcaggagaaggcTCTACTTGACATTGGCCGCAGGAAGACGCAGTCACTGCCAGAcagaacacacatgcacacaa GTTTCTCCTTGAAGGTGTCCTCCATCTCAGGTCTGACCATG ATGCAGTCTGCAGAGTTCACTACAGAGGGAAATCAAGGCAAAACAG ag aaagGAGAGGCACCACGGGAAAGGATGGACAGAGGAAAGTCACTGCCAAGTATGCTGGAGCAGAAG ATCTACCCATATGAAATGCTCATAGTCACACATAGAGGGCGCTGCAATCTGCCGCCAGGCGTGGACCGTACCAGACTGGAG AGACACCTGTCTCCTGAGGACTTTGAGCGTCTGTTCGGAATGCCCATCGCAGAGTTCCACCGTCTGTCACTATGGAAACGAAATCATTTGAAAAAGAATGTTAAACTTTTCTAG
- the LOC118391464 gene encoding dematin-like isoform X1, whose product MQKVERPDLMTYQPHLTYSPLDAVRTPRRERSLSPPSISPSPSPELKVCREDGGSPGGSTMQLQKTCIPLQQHFHRPDNGANIYMKMPNFKQEVSKQKVMGSIIQSSKFPAAQKPDPNLPSKIETEYWPCPPSLAAMEIEWRKRKEEEEEGKDEFEVLTSDAKTLQEQELHKIKSNLGRLILKEEKEEQEKALLDIGRRKTQSLPDRTHMHTSFSLKVSSISGLTMMQSAEFTTEGNQGKTGRLHLSCITKTVVSSEVGPTQSVSPNYDFVSLVTYNTSSLYPTHIIICKDPQSNSELITKIQPQRPERFSNASQRRAPMVRLENGCLAMINNQLDRA is encoded by the exons ATGCAGAAG GTGGAGAGACCAGATCTCATGACCTACCAACCTCACCTCACCTACTCACCACTAGACGCAGTGCGTACGCCCCGtagagag agatccctctctcctccctccatctctccttctccctctcctgag ctGAAGGTGTGTAGGGAGGATGGAGGGTCTCCAGGAGGCTCCACAATGCAGCTCCAAAAGACATGCATTCCCCTACAGCAGCATTTCCACaggccag ATAATGGTGCCAACATCTACATGAAGATGCCTAATTTTAAACAGG aGGTCAGCAAGCAGAAGGTGATGGGCAGCATTATCCAGTCATCTAAGTTCCCAGCAGCTCAGAAACCAGACCCCAACCTGCCCTCAAAAATAGAGACAGAGTACTGGCCCTGTCCTCCCTCACTGGCTGCTATGG AGATcgagtggaggaagaggaaggaggaagaggaagagggtaaGGATGAGTTTGAAGTCCTGACTAGTGACGCCAAGACACTACAGGAGCAGGAGCTCCACAAG ATCAAGTCTAACCTGGGCAGGCTGATcctgaaggaggagaaggaggagcaggagaaggcTCTACTTGACATTGGCCGCAGGAAGACGCAGTCACTGCCAGAcagaacacacatgcacacaa GTTTCTCCTTGAAGGTGTCCTCCATCTCAGGTCTGACCATG ATGCAGTCTGCAGAGTTCACTACAGAGGGAAATCAAGGCAAAACAGGTAGGCTACATTTATCATGTATTACAAAAACAGTTGTAAGTAGTGAAGTAGGACCTACACAATCAGTTTCACCAAATTacgattttgtgtcactggtcaCATAcaatacctcatctctgtaccccacacatataatTATTTGTAAGGACCCTCAGTCAAACAGTGAATTAATAACaaaaattcaaccacaaagaccagagaggttttccaatgcctcgcaaagaagagcacctatggtaagacttgaaaatggctgtctagcaatgatcaacaaccaacttgacagagcatgA
- the LOC118391464 gene encoding dematin-like isoform X5: MQLQKTCIPLQQHFHRPDNGANIYMKMPNFKQEVSKQKVMGSIIQSSKFPAAQKPDPNLPSKIETEYWPCPPSLAAMEIEWRKRKEEEEEGKDEFEVLTSDAKTLQEQELHKIKSNLGRLILKEEKEEQEKALLDIGRRKTQSLPDRTHMHTSFSLKVSSISGLTMMQSAEFTTEGNQGKTGRLHLSCITKTVVSSEVGPTQSVSPNYDFVSLVTYNTSSLYPTHIIICKDPQSNSELITKIQPQRPERFSNASQRRAPMVRLENGCLAMINNQLDRA, translated from the exons ATGCAGCTCCAAAAGACATGCATTCCCCTACAGCAGCATTTCCACaggccag ATAATGGTGCCAACATCTACATGAAGATGCCTAATTTTAAACAGG aGGTCAGCAAGCAGAAGGTGATGGGCAGCATTATCCAGTCATCTAAGTTCCCAGCAGCTCAGAAACCAGACCCCAACCTGCCCTCAAAAATAGAGACAGAGTACTGGCCCTGTCCTCCCTCACTGGCTGCTATGG AGATcgagtggaggaagaggaaggaggaagaggaagagggtaaGGATGAGTTTGAAGTCCTGACTAGTGACGCCAAGACACTACAGGAGCAGGAGCTCCACAAG ATCAAGTCTAACCTGGGCAGGCTGATcctgaaggaggagaaggaggagcaggagaaggcTCTACTTGACATTGGCCGCAGGAAGACGCAGTCACTGCCAGAcagaacacacatgcacacaa GTTTCTCCTTGAAGGTGTCCTCCATCTCAGGTCTGACCATG ATGCAGTCTGCAGAGTTCACTACAGAGGGAAATCAAGGCAAAACAGGTAGGCTACATTTATCATGTATTACAAAAACAGTTGTAAGTAGTGAAGTAGGACCTACACAATCAGTTTCACCAAATTacgattttgtgtcactggtcaCATAcaatacctcatctctgtaccccacacatataatTATTTGTAAGGACCCTCAGTCAAACAGTGAATTAATAACaaaaattcaaccacaaagaccagagaggttttccaatgcctcgcaaagaagagcacctatggtaagacttgaaaatggctgtctagcaatgatcaacaaccaacttgacagagcatgA
- the LOC118391464 gene encoding dematin-like isoform X4 produces the protein MTYQPHLTYSPLDARSLSPPSISPSPSPELKVCREDGGSPGGSTMQLQKTCIPLQQHFHRPDNGANIYMKMPNFKQEVSKQKVMGSIIQSSKFPAAQKPDPNLPSKIETEYWPCPPSLAAMEIEWRKRKEEEEEGKDEFEVLTSDAKTLQEQELHKIKSNLGRLILKEEKEEQEKALLDIGRRKTQSLPDRTHMHTSFSLKVSSISGLTMMQSAEFTTEGNQGKTGRLHLSCITKTVVSSEVGPTQSVSPNYDFVSLVTYNTSSLYPTHIIICKDPQSNSELITKIQPQRPERFSNASQRRAPMVRLENGCLAMINNQLDRA, from the exons ATGACCTACCAACCTCACCTCACCTACTCACCACTAGACGCA agatccctctctcctccctccatctctccttctccctctcctgag ctGAAGGTGTGTAGGGAGGATGGAGGGTCTCCAGGAGGCTCCACAATGCAGCTCCAAAAGACATGCATTCCCCTACAGCAGCATTTCCACaggccag ATAATGGTGCCAACATCTACATGAAGATGCCTAATTTTAAACAGG aGGTCAGCAAGCAGAAGGTGATGGGCAGCATTATCCAGTCATCTAAGTTCCCAGCAGCTCAGAAACCAGACCCCAACCTGCCCTCAAAAATAGAGACAGAGTACTGGCCCTGTCCTCCCTCACTGGCTGCTATGG AGATcgagtggaggaagaggaaggaggaagaggaagagggtaaGGATGAGTTTGAAGTCCTGACTAGTGACGCCAAGACACTACAGGAGCAGGAGCTCCACAAG ATCAAGTCTAACCTGGGCAGGCTGATcctgaaggaggagaaggaggagcaggagaaggcTCTACTTGACATTGGCCGCAGGAAGACGCAGTCACTGCCAGAcagaacacacatgcacacaa GTTTCTCCTTGAAGGTGTCCTCCATCTCAGGTCTGACCATG ATGCAGTCTGCAGAGTTCACTACAGAGGGAAATCAAGGCAAAACAGGTAGGCTACATTTATCATGTATTACAAAAACAGTTGTAAGTAGTGAAGTAGGACCTACACAATCAGTTTCACCAAATTacgattttgtgtcactggtcaCATAcaatacctcatctctgtaccccacacatataatTATTTGTAAGGACCCTCAGTCAAACAGTGAATTAATAACaaaaattcaaccacaaagaccagagaggttttccaatgcctcgcaaagaagagcacctatggtaagacttgaaaatggctgtctagcaatgatcaacaaccaacttgacagagcatgA
- the LOC118391464 gene encoding dematin-like isoform X2, with product MQKVERPDLMTYQPHLTYSPLDARSLSPPSISPSPSPELKVCREDGGSPGGSTMQLQKTCIPLQQHFHRPDNGANIYMKMPNFKQEVSKQKVMGSIIQSSKFPAAQKPDPNLPSKIETEYWPCPPSLAAMEIEWRKRKEEEEEGKDEFEVLTSDAKTLQEQELHKIKSNLGRLILKEEKEEQEKALLDIGRRKTQSLPDRTHMHTSFSLKVSSISGLTMMQSAEFTTEGNQGKTGRLHLSCITKTVVSSEVGPTQSVSPNYDFVSLVTYNTSSLYPTHIIICKDPQSNSELITKIQPQRPERFSNASQRRAPMVRLENGCLAMINNQLDRA from the exons ATGCAGAAG GTGGAGAGACCAGATCTCATGACCTACCAACCTCACCTCACCTACTCACCACTAGACGCA agatccctctctcctccctccatctctccttctccctctcctgag ctGAAGGTGTGTAGGGAGGATGGAGGGTCTCCAGGAGGCTCCACAATGCAGCTCCAAAAGACATGCATTCCCCTACAGCAGCATTTCCACaggccag ATAATGGTGCCAACATCTACATGAAGATGCCTAATTTTAAACAGG aGGTCAGCAAGCAGAAGGTGATGGGCAGCATTATCCAGTCATCTAAGTTCCCAGCAGCTCAGAAACCAGACCCCAACCTGCCCTCAAAAATAGAGACAGAGTACTGGCCCTGTCCTCCCTCACTGGCTGCTATGG AGATcgagtggaggaagaggaaggaggaagaggaagagggtaaGGATGAGTTTGAAGTCCTGACTAGTGACGCCAAGACACTACAGGAGCAGGAGCTCCACAAG ATCAAGTCTAACCTGGGCAGGCTGATcctgaaggaggagaaggaggagcaggagaaggcTCTACTTGACATTGGCCGCAGGAAGACGCAGTCACTGCCAGAcagaacacacatgcacacaa GTTTCTCCTTGAAGGTGTCCTCCATCTCAGGTCTGACCATG ATGCAGTCTGCAGAGTTCACTACAGAGGGAAATCAAGGCAAAACAGGTAGGCTACATTTATCATGTATTACAAAAACAGTTGTAAGTAGTGAAGTAGGACCTACACAATCAGTTTCACCAAATTacgattttgtgtcactggtcaCATAcaatacctcatctctgtaccccacacatataatTATTTGTAAGGACCCTCAGTCAAACAGTGAATTAATAACaaaaattcaaccacaaagaccagagaggttttccaatgcctcgcaaagaagagcacctatggtaagacttgaaaatggctgtctagcaatgatcaacaaccaacttgacagagcatgA
- the LOC118391464 gene encoding dematin-like isoform X3 — MTYQPHLTYSPLDAVRTPRRERSLSPPSISPSPSPELKVCREDGGSPGGSTMQLQKTCIPLQQHFHRPDNGANIYMKMPNFKQEVSKQKVMGSIIQSSKFPAAQKPDPNLPSKIETEYWPCPPSLAAMEIEWRKRKEEEEEGKDEFEVLTSDAKTLQEQELHKIKSNLGRLILKEEKEEQEKALLDIGRRKTQSLPDRTHMHTSFSLKVSSISGLTMMQSAEFTTEGNQGKTGRLHLSCITKTVVSSEVGPTQSVSPNYDFVSLVTYNTSSLYPTHIIICKDPQSNSELITKIQPQRPERFSNASQRRAPMVRLENGCLAMINNQLDRA, encoded by the exons ATGACCTACCAACCTCACCTCACCTACTCACCACTAGACGCAGTGCGTACGCCCCGtagagag agatccctctctcctccctccatctctccttctccctctcctgag ctGAAGGTGTGTAGGGAGGATGGAGGGTCTCCAGGAGGCTCCACAATGCAGCTCCAAAAGACATGCATTCCCCTACAGCAGCATTTCCACaggccag ATAATGGTGCCAACATCTACATGAAGATGCCTAATTTTAAACAGG aGGTCAGCAAGCAGAAGGTGATGGGCAGCATTATCCAGTCATCTAAGTTCCCAGCAGCTCAGAAACCAGACCCCAACCTGCCCTCAAAAATAGAGACAGAGTACTGGCCCTGTCCTCCCTCACTGGCTGCTATGG AGATcgagtggaggaagaggaaggaggaagaggaagagggtaaGGATGAGTTTGAAGTCCTGACTAGTGACGCCAAGACACTACAGGAGCAGGAGCTCCACAAG ATCAAGTCTAACCTGGGCAGGCTGATcctgaaggaggagaaggaggagcaggagaaggcTCTACTTGACATTGGCCGCAGGAAGACGCAGTCACTGCCAGAcagaacacacatgcacacaa GTTTCTCCTTGAAGGTGTCCTCCATCTCAGGTCTGACCATG ATGCAGTCTGCAGAGTTCACTACAGAGGGAAATCAAGGCAAAACAGGTAGGCTACATTTATCATGTATTACAAAAACAGTTGTAAGTAGTGAAGTAGGACCTACACAATCAGTTTCACCAAATTacgattttgtgtcactggtcaCATAcaatacctcatctctgtaccccacacatataatTATTTGTAAGGACCCTCAGTCAAACAGTGAATTAATAACaaaaattcaaccacaaagaccagagaggttttccaatgcctcgcaaagaagagcacctatggtaagacttgaaaatggctgtctagcaatgatcaacaaccaacttgacagagcatgA